From the Hevea brasiliensis isolate MT/VB/25A 57/8 chromosome 15, ASM3005281v1, whole genome shotgun sequence genome, one window contains:
- the LOC131174085 gene encoding uncharacterized protein LOC131174085: MTQRYYLLNGYNDVNLPDTYIASLPEALQPELHRSIAATRRAMNAITIGEIHQMTLACLDKMCEQQKLFKDIIDNSKALKNVCQKSHLAIKCKEKNCECKTKKKAHYKKHPSGFKPPFKQKKGRRSVRYFRKKRTGTKKSERCYICGNQGHYAKNCPRNPNKAVKLLQHIQQASHISLEHDDVESSFLNRMSPMRIRFALGVDTGS; encoded by the coding sequence ATGACTCAACGTTATTATCTGCTAAATGGTTACAATGATGTCAACCTCCCAGATACCTATATTGCCTCCCTGCCAGAAGCATTGCAACCAGAACTCCATAGAAGTATTGCTGCTACCAGAAGAGCGATGAATGCTATCACCATAGGAGAAATCCATCAAATGACTCTGGCTTGTCTGGATAAAATGTGCGAACAACAGAAGCTGTTCAAAGATATCATTGACAACAGTAAAGCTTTGAAGAATGTATGCCAGAAGTCTCACCTTGCCATTAAATGCAAGGAGAAGAATTGTGAATGCAAGACAAAGAAGAAAGCACATTACAAGAAGCATCCTTCTGGATTCAAACCCCCTTTCaagcaaaagaaaggaagaaggtcaGTCAGATACTTTCGAAAGAAAAGAACGGGTACAAAGAAGTCTGAAAGGTGTTATATCTGTGGCAATCAAGGTCATTATGCCAAGAACTGCCCAAGAAACCCTAATAAGGCAGTTAAGCTATTACAACACATACAGCAGGCTTCTCACATCTCCCTGGAACATGATGATGTTGAATCCTCGTTTCTCAACAGGATGAGCCCGATGAGGATACGCTTTGCCCTTGGAGTAGACACTGGATCGTAA